A genomic segment from Nodularia sphaerocarpa UHCC 0038 encodes:
- a CDS encoding pentapeptide repeat-containing protein, whose translation MKKFLVRLFSLLVIFVLAWLWVMINPQPAFAQINTINYSNASLQNRDFSNTDLAGGTFVAAEMRGANFQGANLTNAILTKGVLLNANLENANLAGALVDRVTMDGANLKNAIFTEATMTRSRFFDADITGADFTDALIDRYQVALMCDRAAGVNPVTGVATRDSLGCR comes from the coding sequence ATGAAAAAGTTTTTAGTGAGATTATTCAGTTTGCTTGTGATTTTCGTGTTGGCTTGGTTATGGGTGATGATCAATCCTCAACCAGCTTTTGCTCAAATCAACACTATCAACTACAGCAATGCTAGTCTCCAGAATCGTGATTTTTCTAACACTGATTTAGCTGGTGGAACTTTTGTGGCGGCAGAAATGCGGGGGGCAAATTTTCAAGGCGCAAATTTAACCAATGCGATTCTGACTAAGGGGGTTTTACTCAATGCTAATTTGGAAAATGCTAACCTTGCAGGCGCTTTGGTTGATCGTGTGACTATGGATGGCGCAAATTTAAAAAATGCGATTTTTACGGAAGCGACTATGACCCGGAGTCGTTTTTTTGATGCGGATATTACTGGGGCGGATTTTACTGATGCTTTGATAGACCGCTATCAAGTGGCTTTAATGTGCGATCGCGCTGCTGGCGTAAATCCAGTTACGGGGGTGGCGACACGGGATAGTTTGGGATGTCGGTAG